Proteins co-encoded in one Arachis stenosperma cultivar V10309 chromosome 7, arast.V10309.gnm1.PFL2, whole genome shotgun sequence genomic window:
- the LOC130940112 gene encoding tetraketide alpha-pyrone reductase 1-like: protein MEKEKERVCVTGASGFLASWLIKRLLLCGYNVTGTVRDLRKHKKFEHLWSLEGARERLHLVEADLMEEGSFDNAINGCKGVFHIASPVLKPSSNAKAEMLEPALQGTLNVLRSCKKNPALYRVVLTSSSSTLRVRDDLDPKVPLDESSWSSLELCEKLQAWYVMSKTMAERAAWEYCRENGIDLVTILPSFIVGPSLPPDLCSTASDVLGLLKGETDRFQWHGRMGYVHIDDVALCHILVYENEASHGRYLCSSVVMDNDDLVALLAARYPTLPIPKRFEKLDRPHYDLNTSRLKSLGVKFKSIEEMFDDCIASFVQQGHLTLQPAAPI from the exons atggaaaaagagaaagagagagtgtGTGTGACTGGAGCTTCAGGCTTTCTAGCTTCTTGGCTTATCAAGCGACTTCTTTTGTGTGGTTATAATGTCACTGGAACTGTGAGAGATTTACGTAAGCACAAGAAATTTGAACACTTATGGAGTCTAGAAGGTGCAAGAGAGAGACTGCACCTCGTCGAAGCTGATCTAATGGAAGAAGGAAGCTTCGACAATGCCATCAACGGATGCAAAGGTGTGTTCCACATAGCCTCTCCTGTCCTCAAGCCTTCGTCAAATGCCAAG GCGGAGATGTTGGAGCCGGCTCTCCAAGGTACTCTAAACGTGCTGCGTTCGTGTAAGAAGAATCCGGCGTTGTATCGAGTGGTATtaacttcctcttcttcaactcTTAGGGTTCGAGACGATCTTGATCCAAAAGTACCTCTAGACGAGTCTTCATGGAGCTCCTTGGAGCTCTGCGAGAAACTGCAGGCATGGTACGTGATGTCGAAGACAATGGCGGAGAGAGCGGCATGGGAGTATTGCAGAGAGAATGGGATCGATTTAGTGACGATTCTACCCTCGTTCATCGTTGGACCAAGCTTGCCGCCAGATCTGTGTTCTACGGCATCTGATGTGCTAGGGTTGCTCAAAGGTGAAACCGACAGATTTCAATGGCATGGAAGGATGGGATACGTTCACATCGATGACGTGGCACTCTGCCATATCCTTGTGTATGAGAATGAAGCCTCCCATGGCAGATACCTTTGCAGCTCTGTTGTGATGGATAATGATGATTTGGTTGCTTTGCTTGCAGCTCGTTATCCTACTCTCCCTATTCCTAAAAG GTTCGAGAAACTAGATAGACCGCATTACGATCTGAACACATCAAGGCTGAAGAGTCTGGGAGTCAAGTTTAAGTCAATTGAAGAAATGTTTGATGACTGCATTGCATCGTTTGTTCAGCAAGGCCATCTCACACTTCAACCTGCAGCTCCAATTTAA